One region of Eupeodes corollae chromosome 1, idEupCoro1.1, whole genome shotgun sequence genomic DNA includes:
- the LOC129940948 gene encoding PH and SEC7 domain-containing protein isoform X5, translated as MAEELMVVLKRSENSGFGFSLLGTTGPPHVIYDIVENSPAAECGAVEAGDIIVKVNGTDVHRYTTKEVLKCLRLSDDLVTLELKRDPKIKARIKEQLASTKNLHYNSDSPRESPNIFDIKTSRKSDPLTSSIRRPTQLSPSSSTTKIIVESPCRPSRIPTALALKCPAPKNVQHSPQHKRPRPSQIPKANANGGGNFQLTNSFYTQQSEPGGTNNTKDCDQLQIREPTSAPPTTKARFEAYMMTGDLILNLSRTPQSSNLIPAHAKKVDSLRDSPNRAAARANGALAPRASGESTPSSSSASPSHSESSDSVNLIKKKDKTNNRKDHSINNTYSSNNSSDRQFRKDSLTNDTLLLCEELDRDEEEDDNNGDEDDDIEEEEEEAEEIDPDEQDKLDEESLDEFNYEISPAPYASDSQRGGGDVQQTQQCLGSDFNDDLSAGVTSSSSSFKQKLLQQQQQRNSDRVRIQQTAATATIDLVDSSSARDYTGPSSQYHHQHHHHHHHHHHAHHRQHYQQQQQQQHQQQQQQHHNSSSSSSSTTVKSEANSSPDETSFSVPTSPISLSTPLLDVKETANSVPTSPEPSGINEAAVIRRQHHHNGVVRKCDSAGFRTSKSEDHLQQVQREGIAAVIPIDIDEDVNSSLNTLLDTRQDSEDSQPTQKKKADPTPTVLSPRDIILKRRKKASNRDRIVWTYNAPLPTNQQHPNHHYPQHYATTTSPNSHSSSISSSPQHTDSPASPTSVSSSVMSSSGSKGAIGGAAGSSSGMAGNSTGQTNQNLGFLHCPVNGDQSVSEAISNISSPDYQDDDNLLSSRDLIGGMVLSDPSDSDSTILVSEAVQRKRDQQKLQQQQQQQQQQQQQQQLQQQNEHKLVIQVRGLDSNSTSPRSAYSELKDSEDELATLTEEPPTVVTANNSNSSNGNGNGNGNGNGNGNQQYQLQHQDSKESSPPVSDDGSDVESLHSYHYSPKAVDMPSAIRLAKRLYSLDGFKKSDVSRHLSKNNDFSRAVADEYLKYFTFEKKTLDQALREFLQQFSLSGETQERERVLVHFSKRFLDCNAGTFNSQDAVHTLTCAIMLLNTDLHGANISRKMTCAEFVDNLAELNDGENFPKDVLKYLYQAIKSQPLEWALDDESPDQQKQRNDNNMGAGQIGQNPFLDIPEPSAAIEYKKGYVMRKCCYESNYKKTPFGKRSWKMFYCTLRDLVLYLHKDEHGFRKSQMSDNLHNAIRIHHALATKATDYTKKQHVFRLQTADQAEYLFQTSDSKELQSWVETINYVCASFSAPPLEGGVGSQKRFQRPLLPSTHTKLLMKEQLTSHEHQVIQLENTVAEHKKGPIPSKGLPLQNYKEKENYLQYELRRYKTYVSILNAKLLADQQMELQNNCLINPDDPEGIFGGNNGNRTIITGIGNPAQPSNSIILQSSGQQQQQQPQQQQQSQQSAQQQQTTTANSFDGS; from the exons GTTGAAGCAGGAGATATAATTGTTAAAGTAAACGGAACAGATGTTCATCGATACACAACAAAAGAGG TTTTAAAATGTCTGCGATTATCCGACGATCTCGTCACCCTAGAACTTAAAAGAG atccaaaaataaaagctcGCATTAAAGAACAATTAGCCAGCACAAAGAATCTTCATTATAATTCCGATTCACCACGAGAATCTCCGAATATTTTCGATATTAAAACATCACGTAAATCAGATCCTTTAACATCGTCAATACGTCGACCAACTCAATTAAGTCCGTCATCGTCGACGACGAAAATAATTGTCGAATCACCATGTCGTCCTTCTCGCATTCCAACTGCTTTAGCTTTAAAGTGTCCAGCACCGAAGAATGTCCAACATTCGCCACAACATAAAAGGCCAAGGCCATCGCAAATTCCAAAAGCCAATGCCAATGGTGGTGGGAATTTTCAACTCACCAATAGTTTCTATACTCAACAATCAGAACCTGGCGGTACGAATAATACAAAAGATTGTGATCAACTTCAAATAAGAGAGCCAACATCTGCTCCGCCAACAACAAAGGCACGCTTTGAGGCGTACATGATGACCGGAGATTTAATCCTCAATCTATCACGAACACCCCAGAGTAGTAATTTGATTCCAGCTCACGCTAAAAAG gtGGATAGCTTACGTGATTCTCCGAATCGTGCTGCAGCCCGCGCCAATGGGGCCTTAGCACCACGAGCCTCTGGAGAATCCACACCATCATCGTCTTCGGCCTCGCCATCACATTCAGAAAGCTCTGATTCagtgaatttaataaaaaagaaagataagacTAACAATCGAAAAGACCATAGTATTAACAACACATATAGTAGTAATAACAGTAGTGATAGACAATTCCGCAAGGACTCTCTAACCAATGACACATTGTTGCTATGCGAGGAGTTAGATAgggacgaagaagaagacgatAACAACggcgacgaagacgacgacatcgaagaggaagaagaagaagctgaAGAAATAGATCCTGACGAACAGGACAAACTGGACGAAGAAAGCCTCGACGAGTTCAATTACGAGATAAGCCCCGCTCCCTATGCTAGCGATAGCCAGCGAGGAGGAGGCGATGTACAACAAACACAACAGTGCTTAGGCAGTGACTTTAATGACGATTTAAGTGCCGGTGTTACATCGTCCTCCTCctcattcaaacaaaaacttttacagcagcaacagcagagGAACTCTGACCGAGTTCGCATACAGCAAACAGCCGCAACTGCAACCATCGATTTGGTTGATAGCTCCTCGGCCAGAGACTATACTGGGCCATCATCACaatatcatcatcagcatcaccatcaccaccaccatcatcatcacgcGCATCATCGACAACACtaccaacagcagcagcagcaacagcatcagcaacaacaacagcaacatcatAACTCGTCATCATCCTCCTCGTCAACAACTGTGAAAAGCGAAGCGAACAGCTCACCGGACGAGACAAGTTTTTCGGTGCCTACGTCACCGATATCGCTCTCCACGCCGCTGTTGGACGTTAAAGAGACTGCCAACTCAGTGCCAACTAGTCCAGAACCGAGTGGCATCAACGAAGCAGCCGTGATCCGACGGCAACATCATCACAACGGTGTTGTGCGCAAGTGTGATTCAGCTGGTTTCCGAACCAGCAAGTCAGAAGATCACTTGCAACAAGTGCAGCGCGAAGGTATTGCCGCTGTTATACCGATCGATATTGATGAGGATGTAAATAGCTCTCTTAACACGCTGCTAGATACTAGACAGGATTCTGAAGATTCTCAG CCAACCCAAAAAAAGAAGGCTGACCCGACACCCACTGTCCTCAGTCCTAgagatattattttgaagaggaggaaaaaa GCATCAAATCGTGATCGTATTGTTTGGACGTATAACGCTCCTCTGCCAACAAACCAACAACATCCTAACCACCATTATCCCCAGCACTATGCCACAACGACATCACCAAATTCACATTCTAGTTCAATAAGCTCATCACCTCAGCACACAGATAGTCCGGCATCACCGACATCGGTTTCCAGTTCGGTAATGTCGTCGTCGGGGTCAAAAGGCGCCATTGGCGGTGCAGCGGGCAGTAGTAGTGGCATGGCTGGCAATAGTACGGGTCAGACAAATCAAAATCTTGGTTTCCTTCACTGTCCAGTGAATGGAGATCAAAGTGTTTCCGAAGCGATATCGAATATCTCTTCACCTGACTACCAGGACGATGATAACTTATTGAGTTCACGCGATCTAATCGGTGGAATGGTCCTGAGCGATCCAAGTGATTCAGATTCCACGATACTCGTTTCGGAAGCAGTACAAAGAAAGAGAGACcaacaaaaactacaacaacaacaacagcagcagcagcaacaacaacaacaacagcagttGCAGCAACAAAATGAACATAAACTAGTTATACAAGTTCGTGGATTGGATAGTAATTCCACATCACCACGATCGGCATATTCGGAGTTGAAAGACTCTGAAGATGAACTGGCCACACTGACCGAAGAACCACCGACAGTTGTTACTGCTAATAATAGCAATAGTAGCAATGGTAATGGAAATGGCAATGGTAATGGCAATGGTAATGGTAATCAACAATACCAGCTGCAACATCAAGATTCGAAAGAATCATCGCCTCCTGTATCGGACGATGGCAGTGATGTCGAATCATTGCACTCGTATCATTATTCACCTAAAGCTGTTGATATGCCATCGGCAATTCGATTGGCTAAAAGACTGTATTCATTGGATGGCTTTAAGAAGAGCGACGTATCTCGGCACTTAagtaaaaa TAATGACTTTAGCCGGGCAGTTGCAGACGAATACTTGAAGTATTTTACATTCGAGAAAAAGACTTTAGACCAAGCTTTGAGAGAATTCTTGCAGCAATTTTCGCTTTCTGGTGAAACACAAGAAAGGGAAAGAGTTTTAGTTCATTTTTCGAAAAGATTTTTGGACTGTAATGCTGGAACTTTCAACTCACAAG aTGCTGTTCATACTTTAACATGTGCAATAATGCTGCTTAACACAGATCTTCATGGAGCTAATATAAGTCGTAAAATGACTTGTGCAGAATTTGTTGATAATTTAGCTGAGTTAAATGATGGAGAAAATTTCCCTAAAGATGTATTAAAGTACTTGTATCAAGCTATTAAAAGTCAACCACTTGAATGGGCACT TGACGACGAATCTCCTGACCAGCAAAAACAACGAAATGACAATAATATGGGAGCCGGTCAAATTGGACAAAATCCATTCCTAGATATTCCAGAGCCATCGGCTGCAATCGAATATAAAAAAGGTTATGTGATGCGAAAATGCTGTTATGAatctaattacaaaaaaa cACCCTTTGGAAAGCGTTCCtggaaaatgttttattgtaCTCTGCGGGATTTAGTATTATATTTACACAAGGATGAACACGGATTCCGAAAAAGTCAA ATGTCCGATAATTTACATAATGCAATCCGTATTCATCATGCGCTAGCAACCAAAGCTACAGACTATACAAAGAAACAACACGTTTTTCGGTTACAAACTGCCGATCAAGCTGAATATCTCTTCCAAACGAGTGATTCGAAGGAATTACAATCCTGGGTGGAGACAATTAATTATGTTTGTGCCTCATTTTCAGCACCACCTCTGGAGGGTGGTGTAGGCAGTCAAAAGCGTTTCCAACGACCTCTATTACCGAGCACACATACAAAGTTACTTATG AAGGAACAATTAACATCGCACGAGCACCAAGTGATTCAGTTGGAAAATACAGTAGCCGAACATAAGAAAGGTCCGATACCAAGTAAAGGATTAccattacaaaattacaaagaaaaagaaaactatttgcAGTACGAG CTACGTCGCTACAAAACCTACGTGTCAATCCTCAATGCTAAACTTCTTGCCGACCAGCAAATGGAGTTGCAAAACAATTGCCTAATAAATCCCGACGATCCTGAAGGTATTTTCGGTGGGAACAATGGTAATCGCACCATTATCACTGGAATCGGAAATCCAGCACAGCCCTCAAATAGCATTATTCTTCAATCATCTggccaacaacaacagcagcagccacaacagcaacaacaatcgCAACAATctgcacaacaacaacaaacaactaCTGCTAACAG
- the LOC129940948 gene encoding PH and SEC7 domain-containing protein isoform X4, translating into MAEELMVVLKRSENSGFGFSLLGTTGPPHVIYDIVENSPAAECGAVEAGDIIVKVNGTDVHRYTTKEVLKCLRLSDDLVTLELKRDPKIKARIKEQLASTKNLHYNSDSPRESPNIFDIKTSRKSDPLTSSIRRPTQLSPSSSTTKIIVESPCRPSRIPTALALKCPAPKNVQHSPQHKRPRPSQIPKANANGGGNFQLTNSFYTQQSEPGGTNNTKDCDQLQIREPTSAPPTTKARFEAYMMTGDLILNLSRTPQSSNLIPAHAKKVDSLRDSPNRAAARANGALAPRASGESTPSSSSASPSHSESSDSVNLIKKKDKTNNRKDHSINNTYSSNNSSDRQFRKDSLTNDTLLLCEELDRDEEEDDNNGDEDDDIEEEEEEAEEIDPDEQDKLDEESLDEFNYEISPAPYASDSQRGGGDVQQTQQCLGSDFNDDLSAGVTSSSSSFKQKLLQQQQQRNSDRVRIQQTAATATIDLVDSSSARDYTGPSSQYHHQHHHHHHHHHHAHHRQHYQQQQQQQHQQQQQQHHNSSSSSSSTTVKSEANSSPDETSFSVPTSPISLSTPLLDVKETANSVPTSPEPSGINEAAVIRRQHHHNGVVRKCDSAGFRTSKSEDHLQQVQREGIAAVIPIDIDEDVNSSLNTLLDTRQDSEDSQPTQKKKADPTPTVLSPRDIILKRRKKASNRDRIVWTYNAPLPTNQQHPNHHYPQHYATTTSPNSHSSSISSSPQHTDSPASPTSVSSSVMSSSGSKGAIGGAAGSSSGMAGNSTGQTNQNLGFLHCPVNGDQSVSEAISNISSPDYQDDDNLLSSRDLIGGMVLSDPSDSDSTILVSEAVQRKRDQQKLQQQQQQQQQQQQQQQLQQQNEHKLVIQVRGLDSNSTSPRSAYSELKDSEDELATLTEEPPTVVTANNSNSSNGNGNGNGNGNGNGNQQYQLQHQDSKESSPPVSDDGSDVESLHSYHYSPKAVDMPSAIRLAKRLYSLDGFKKSDVSRHLSKNNDFSRAVADEYLKYFTFEKKTLDQALREFLQQFSLSGETQERERVLVHFSKRFLDCNAGTFNSQDAVHTLTCAIMLLNTDLHGANISRKMTCAEFVDNLAELNDGENFPKDVLKYLYQAIKSQPLEWALDDESPDQQKQRNDNNMGAGQIGQNPFLDIPEPSAAIEYKKGYVMRKCCYESNYKKTPFGKRSWKMFYCTLRDLVLYLHKDEHGFRKSQMSDNLHNAIRIHHALATKATDYTKKQHVFRLQTADQAEYLFQTSDSKELQSWVETINYVCASFSAPPLEGGVGSQKRFQRPLLPSTHTKLLMKEQLTSHEHQVIQLENTVAEHKKGPIPSKGLPLQNYKEKENYLQYELRRYKTYVSILNAKLLADQQMELQNNCLINPDDPEGIFGGNNGNRTIITGIGNPAQPSNSIILQSSGQQQQQQPQQQQQSQQSAQQQQTTTANRKKEKK; encoded by the exons GTTGAAGCAGGAGATATAATTGTTAAAGTAAACGGAACAGATGTTCATCGATACACAACAAAAGAGG TTTTAAAATGTCTGCGATTATCCGACGATCTCGTCACCCTAGAACTTAAAAGAG atccaaaaataaaagctcGCATTAAAGAACAATTAGCCAGCACAAAGAATCTTCATTATAATTCCGATTCACCACGAGAATCTCCGAATATTTTCGATATTAAAACATCACGTAAATCAGATCCTTTAACATCGTCAATACGTCGACCAACTCAATTAAGTCCGTCATCGTCGACGACGAAAATAATTGTCGAATCACCATGTCGTCCTTCTCGCATTCCAACTGCTTTAGCTTTAAAGTGTCCAGCACCGAAGAATGTCCAACATTCGCCACAACATAAAAGGCCAAGGCCATCGCAAATTCCAAAAGCCAATGCCAATGGTGGTGGGAATTTTCAACTCACCAATAGTTTCTATACTCAACAATCAGAACCTGGCGGTACGAATAATACAAAAGATTGTGATCAACTTCAAATAAGAGAGCCAACATCTGCTCCGCCAACAACAAAGGCACGCTTTGAGGCGTACATGATGACCGGAGATTTAATCCTCAATCTATCACGAACACCCCAGAGTAGTAATTTGATTCCAGCTCACGCTAAAAAG gtGGATAGCTTACGTGATTCTCCGAATCGTGCTGCAGCCCGCGCCAATGGGGCCTTAGCACCACGAGCCTCTGGAGAATCCACACCATCATCGTCTTCGGCCTCGCCATCACATTCAGAAAGCTCTGATTCagtgaatttaataaaaaagaaagataagacTAACAATCGAAAAGACCATAGTATTAACAACACATATAGTAGTAATAACAGTAGTGATAGACAATTCCGCAAGGACTCTCTAACCAATGACACATTGTTGCTATGCGAGGAGTTAGATAgggacgaagaagaagacgatAACAACggcgacgaagacgacgacatcgaagaggaagaagaagaagctgaAGAAATAGATCCTGACGAACAGGACAAACTGGACGAAGAAAGCCTCGACGAGTTCAATTACGAGATAAGCCCCGCTCCCTATGCTAGCGATAGCCAGCGAGGAGGAGGCGATGTACAACAAACACAACAGTGCTTAGGCAGTGACTTTAATGACGATTTAAGTGCCGGTGTTACATCGTCCTCCTCctcattcaaacaaaaacttttacagcagcaacagcagagGAACTCTGACCGAGTTCGCATACAGCAAACAGCCGCAACTGCAACCATCGATTTGGTTGATAGCTCCTCGGCCAGAGACTATACTGGGCCATCATCACaatatcatcatcagcatcaccatcaccaccaccatcatcatcacgcGCATCATCGACAACACtaccaacagcagcagcagcaacagcatcagcaacaacaacagcaacatcatAACTCGTCATCATCCTCCTCGTCAACAACTGTGAAAAGCGAAGCGAACAGCTCACCGGACGAGACAAGTTTTTCGGTGCCTACGTCACCGATATCGCTCTCCACGCCGCTGTTGGACGTTAAAGAGACTGCCAACTCAGTGCCAACTAGTCCAGAACCGAGTGGCATCAACGAAGCAGCCGTGATCCGACGGCAACATCATCACAACGGTGTTGTGCGCAAGTGTGATTCAGCTGGTTTCCGAACCAGCAAGTCAGAAGATCACTTGCAACAAGTGCAGCGCGAAGGTATTGCCGCTGTTATACCGATCGATATTGATGAGGATGTAAATAGCTCTCTTAACACGCTGCTAGATACTAGACAGGATTCTGAAGATTCTCAG CCAACCCAAAAAAAGAAGGCTGACCCGACACCCACTGTCCTCAGTCCTAgagatattattttgaagaggaggaaaaaa GCATCAAATCGTGATCGTATTGTTTGGACGTATAACGCTCCTCTGCCAACAAACCAACAACATCCTAACCACCATTATCCCCAGCACTATGCCACAACGACATCACCAAATTCACATTCTAGTTCAATAAGCTCATCACCTCAGCACACAGATAGTCCGGCATCACCGACATCGGTTTCCAGTTCGGTAATGTCGTCGTCGGGGTCAAAAGGCGCCATTGGCGGTGCAGCGGGCAGTAGTAGTGGCATGGCTGGCAATAGTACGGGTCAGACAAATCAAAATCTTGGTTTCCTTCACTGTCCAGTGAATGGAGATCAAAGTGTTTCCGAAGCGATATCGAATATCTCTTCACCTGACTACCAGGACGATGATAACTTATTGAGTTCACGCGATCTAATCGGTGGAATGGTCCTGAGCGATCCAAGTGATTCAGATTCCACGATACTCGTTTCGGAAGCAGTACAAAGAAAGAGAGACcaacaaaaactacaacaacaacaacagcagcagcagcaacaacaacaacaacagcagttGCAGCAACAAAATGAACATAAACTAGTTATACAAGTTCGTGGATTGGATAGTAATTCCACATCACCACGATCGGCATATTCGGAGTTGAAAGACTCTGAAGATGAACTGGCCACACTGACCGAAGAACCACCGACAGTTGTTACTGCTAATAATAGCAATAGTAGCAATGGTAATGGAAATGGCAATGGTAATGGCAATGGTAATGGTAATCAACAATACCAGCTGCAACATCAAGATTCGAAAGAATCATCGCCTCCTGTATCGGACGATGGCAGTGATGTCGAATCATTGCACTCGTATCATTATTCACCTAAAGCTGTTGATATGCCATCGGCAATTCGATTGGCTAAAAGACTGTATTCATTGGATGGCTTTAAGAAGAGCGACGTATCTCGGCACTTAagtaaaaa TAATGACTTTAGCCGGGCAGTTGCAGACGAATACTTGAAGTATTTTACATTCGAGAAAAAGACTTTAGACCAAGCTTTGAGAGAATTCTTGCAGCAATTTTCGCTTTCTGGTGAAACACAAGAAAGGGAAAGAGTTTTAGTTCATTTTTCGAAAAGATTTTTGGACTGTAATGCTGGAACTTTCAACTCACAAG aTGCTGTTCATACTTTAACATGTGCAATAATGCTGCTTAACACAGATCTTCATGGAGCTAATATAAGTCGTAAAATGACTTGTGCAGAATTTGTTGATAATTTAGCTGAGTTAAATGATGGAGAAAATTTCCCTAAAGATGTATTAAAGTACTTGTATCAAGCTATTAAAAGTCAACCACTTGAATGGGCACT TGACGACGAATCTCCTGACCAGCAAAAACAACGAAATGACAATAATATGGGAGCCGGTCAAATTGGACAAAATCCATTCCTAGATATTCCAGAGCCATCGGCTGCAATCGAATATAAAAAAGGTTATGTGATGCGAAAATGCTGTTATGAatctaattacaaaaaaa cACCCTTTGGAAAGCGTTCCtggaaaatgttttattgtaCTCTGCGGGATTTAGTATTATATTTACACAAGGATGAACACGGATTCCGAAAAAGTCAA ATGTCCGATAATTTACATAATGCAATCCGTATTCATCATGCGCTAGCAACCAAAGCTACAGACTATACAAAGAAACAACACGTTTTTCGGTTACAAACTGCCGATCAAGCTGAATATCTCTTCCAAACGAGTGATTCGAAGGAATTACAATCCTGGGTGGAGACAATTAATTATGTTTGTGCCTCATTTTCAGCACCACCTCTGGAGGGTGGTGTAGGCAGTCAAAAGCGTTTCCAACGACCTCTATTACCGAGCACACATACAAAGTTACTTATG AAGGAACAATTAACATCGCACGAGCACCAAGTGATTCAGTTGGAAAATACAGTAGCCGAACATAAGAAAGGTCCGATACCAAGTAAAGGATTAccattacaaaattacaaagaaaaagaaaactatttgcAGTACGAG CTACGTCGCTACAAAACCTACGTGTCAATCCTCAATGCTAAACTTCTTGCCGACCAGCAAATGGAGTTGCAAAACAATTGCCTAATAAATCCCGACGATCCTGAAGGTATTTTCGGTGGGAACAATGGTAATCGCACCATTATCACTGGAATCGGAAATCCAGCACAGCCCTCAAATAGCATTATTCTTCAATCATCTggccaacaacaacagcagcagccacaacagcaacaacaatcgCAACAATctgcacaacaacaacaaacaactaCTGCTAACAG